A window of Staphylococcus sp. 17KM0847 contains these coding sequences:
- the ptsG gene encoding glucose-specific PTS transporter subunit IIBC yields the protein MRKKLFGQLQRIGKALMLPVAILPAAGLLLAIGTAMQGETLQEYLPFLQNGGVQNIAEMMESAGGVIFDNLPIIFAMGVAIGLAGGDGVAAIAALVGYLVINKTMGAFLHVTPEQLGDPANGYASVMGIPTLQTGVFGGIIIGVLAAWCYNKFYNINLPSYLGFFAGKRFVPIMMATTSFLLAFPMAWIWPTIQSGLNAFSEGLLDTNTGLAVFLFGFIKRLLIPFGLHHIFHAPFWFEFGSFTNAAGEIIRGDQRIFIEQIREGSQLTAGKFMQGEFPVMMFGLPAAALAIYHSAKPENKKVVAGLMGSAALTSFLTGITEPLEFAFLFVAPLLFFIHAVLDGLAFLTLYLLDVHLGYTFSGGFIDFVLLGILPNQTQWWLVIPVGLVYAVIYYFLFRFLIKKMNYKTPGREDEQASVQTTAAGELPYAVLEAMGGKENIKHLDACITRLRVEVNDKAQVDVARLKNLGASGVLEVGNNMQAIFGPKSDQIKHEMQQIMNGQVVESQVKLDDEDTATVATTEEEKTSRQQVVSAPIQGEVIQLSHVPDQVFSEKMMGDGIAIRPTEGKVYAPFNGRVQMVFPTKHAIGLTSENGLELLIHVGLDTVKLEGQCFDVHVEEGQNIQKGDLLMTFDLEYIKTHAKSEITPIIVTQSDVTNLDFTTQSNISAGEQLFETK from the coding sequence GTGAGGAAAAAACTTTTTGGTCAATTGCAACGAATTGGTAAAGCATTAATGTTACCTGTTGCAATCTTGCCAGCTGCCGGTTTGTTGTTAGCAATCGGTACAGCTATGCAAGGAGAAACATTACAAGAGTATTTACCATTCTTACAAAATGGTGGTGTACAAAACATCGCAGAAATGATGGAAAGTGCCGGCGGTGTGATATTCGATAACTTACCTATCATCTTCGCGATGGGGGTTGCTATCGGCCTAGCAGGAGGCGACGGTGTAGCTGCAATTGCTGCACTTGTAGGTTATCTTGTTATTAACAAAACGATGGGTGCCTTTTTACATGTGACGCCAGAACAACTTGGAGACCCAGCAAATGGCTATGCAAGTGTTATGGGGATTCCAACACTTCAGACAGGTGTGTTTGGTGGTATTATTATAGGGGTACTTGCCGCTTGGTGTTATAATAAGTTTTACAATATTAACTTACCATCGTATTTAGGGTTTTTTGCAGGTAAGCGTTTTGTACCGATTATGATGGCAACAACATCATTTCTTTTGGCATTTCCAATGGCATGGATTTGGCCTACGATTCAAAGTGGTTTGAATGCATTCAGTGAAGGATTACTTGATACAAATACAGGGTTAGCAGTGTTTTTATTTGGTTTTATTAAGCGTTTATTAATTCCATTTGGTTTACACCATATTTTCCATGCGCCATTCTGGTTTGAGTTTGGTTCATTTACGAATGCAGCGGGTGAAATTATTCGTGGTGACCAACGTATCTTTATTGAACAAATTCGTGAAGGAAGTCAGTTAACAGCTGGGAAATTTATGCAAGGTGAGTTCCCTGTTATGATGTTTGGTTTACCGGCTGCAGCACTAGCGATTTATCATTCTGCTAAGCCAGAAAATAAAAAAGTAGTTGCCGGTTTAATGGGTTCAGCAGCATTAACATCATTTTTAACAGGTATTACTGAGCCATTAGAATTTGCATTTTTATTCGTAGCACCATTATTGTTCTTTATTCATGCGGTGCTTGATGGTTTAGCATTCTTAACATTATACTTGTTAGATGTGCATCTTGGTTATACATTCTCAGGTGGTTTTATTGACTTTGTATTATTAGGTATTTTACCGAATCAAACGCAGTGGTGGCTCGTTATTCCAGTTGGACTTGTTTATGCAGTCATCTACTATTTCTTATTCCGCTTCTTAATTAAAAAAATGAATTATAAAACACCGGGACGTGAGGATGAGCAAGCATCAGTCCAAACAACAGCAGCTGGAGAATTACCATATGCAGTGCTAGAAGCAATGGGTGGAAAAGAGAATATTAAGCATTTAGATGCATGTATTACACGTTTGCGTGTTGAAGTGAATGATAAAGCACAAGTAGACGTAGCACGTTTGAAAAACCTTGGAGCGTCAGGTGTTTTAGAAGTAGGCAATAATATGCAAGCTATCTTCGGTCCGAAGTCTGATCAAATCAAACATGAAATGCAACAGATTATGAATGGGCAAGTTGTTGAATCTCAAGTTAAATTAGATGATGAAGACACTGCAACTGTTGCGACAACAGAAGAAGAAAAAACAAGTCGCCAACAAGTTGTTTCAGCACCAATTCAAGGTGAAGTTATTCAATTGAGCCATGTACCAGACCAAGTGTTTAGTGAAAAAATGATGGGTGATGGTATTGCCATTCGCCCTACGGAAGGCAAAGTTTATGCACCATTTAATGGTCGTGTACAAATGGTTTTCCCAACGAAACATGCGATAGGCCTTACATCTGAAAATGGTTTAGAATTATTAATCCATGTGGGCTTAGATACTGTAAAATTAGAAGGTCAATGCTTTGATGTTCATGTAGAAGAAGGTCAAAATATACAAAAAGGCGACTTACTGATGACTTTTGATTTGGAATATATTAAAACACATGCTAAAAGTGAGATAACACCTATCATTGTGACACAATCTGATGTGACGAACTTAGATTTTACAACACAATCTAATATTTCAGCAGGTGAACAACTTTTTGAAACAAAATAA